A genomic region of Catalinimonas niigatensis contains the following coding sequences:
- a CDS encoding tetratricopeptide repeat protein, with the protein MKKFISLLFFLSAYVAYGQVDTHEIDTKKALQNGQVETYDIDIQKDLLKNFPEPSRERADVLLEIGRNYWIHCPDSSEVYGMQALDLSTKIQYPKGMAFSNRVLGVSHWARGNHDLSLKYLLDALNLYQSLQDTLGVANVTMNMGLVYRDQKDYDNAFPRFFLAYDNFKRLGRKDRMASTANHLGIAYLRTEQLDKAKRYFEEAFALSKEIDFLYGLGDAYHNLGDLSHSQKQLDAALSYYEKSLEIQKIIDDWEGAAHNMLSIGMIYSDRKQYALAEEKLHISEEWAHLVSSKTILSQIYLAFKKMYEAQGKYQQALEYFDAYTIMQDSILNTQKARELARIEHEYALEKKGQQLTIQEQKIALLKQESEIKVLWVYILIVGLVLTAGLGFIFFRLQQVKNEKKRVLLEKQHSLTEMELENTRLKEEELVLQLEHKYKELTSYSLNFIQKNELVEDIKESIQLLKKKSDRTMRTKLDQIQRMLNANFQVDREWEDFRMHFEKVHHSFFELLQEKFPELTSNDLKLCTLVKLNMNLKESARIMGISPESVKTARYRLRKKLVLDKDQNLNQFLQHLEQDTPSKNHGIKFQKGTFSNN; encoded by the coding sequence ATGAAAAAGTTTATTTCCCTCCTATTCTTTTTATCTGCCTATGTTGCTTATGGACAGGTAGACACGCATGAGATAGACACAAAGAAAGCCCTGCAAAATGGGCAAGTAGAAACGTATGATATAGACATTCAGAAAGATCTTCTTAAAAATTTTCCTGAACCCAGCAGAGAACGGGCAGACGTCCTTTTAGAGATCGGCAGAAACTACTGGATTCATTGCCCGGATAGTTCTGAAGTCTACGGAATGCAAGCGTTAGATTTGTCTACCAAAATTCAGTATCCGAAAGGTATGGCTTTTTCTAATCGGGTGTTGGGAGTGAGTCACTGGGCCAGAGGAAACCATGATCTTTCGCTTAAATATCTTTTAGATGCTTTGAATCTTTATCAGTCGCTGCAGGATACGCTAGGCGTGGCCAATGTGACGATGAATATGGGTTTGGTATACAGAGATCAGAAAGATTATGACAATGCTTTCCCTCGCTTTTTTCTGGCTTACGACAATTTCAAGCGCTTGGGTAGAAAAGACCGTATGGCCAGTACGGCAAACCATTTGGGAATAGCCTATTTGCGCACAGAGCAATTGGATAAAGCCAAGCGATACTTTGAAGAAGCTTTTGCCCTTAGCAAGGAGATTGACTTTCTGTATGGTCTGGGTGATGCATACCATAACCTGGGCGATCTGAGTCATAGCCAAAAGCAACTGGACGCAGCGCTTAGTTATTACGAAAAGTCGTTAGAAATCCAGAAAATCATTGATGATTGGGAGGGTGCTGCCCATAATATGCTTTCTATCGGCATGATCTATTCAGATAGGAAACAATATGCTCTTGCTGAAGAAAAACTGCATATCAGTGAAGAGTGGGCGCATTTGGTAAGTTCCAAAACCATTCTTAGCCAGATTTATCTGGCATTCAAAAAAATGTATGAGGCACAGGGAAAATACCAGCAGGCTCTGGAGTACTTTGATGCTTACACCATCATGCAGGATAGCATACTGAATACGCAGAAAGCTCGTGAGCTGGCAAGGATAGAACATGAGTATGCCTTAGAGAAAAAAGGACAGCAACTCACCATACAGGAACAGAAGATTGCCTTATTAAAACAGGAGAGTGAAATCAAAGTGCTGTGGGTATACATATTGATAGTGGGATTGGTGCTTACTGCCGGACTAGGCTTTATCTTCTTTCGCTTGCAACAGGTCAAAAATGAGAAGAAACGTGTGTTGCTGGAAAAACAACATAGCCTGACAGAGATGGAACTTGAGAATACCAGGCTCAAAGAGGAGGAACTGGTACTGCAACTGGAGCATAAATACAAAGAACTCACCAGTTACTCCCTAAACTTCATCCAAAAGAACGAATTGGTGGAAGATATCAAAGAGTCTATCCAACTACTCAAAAAGAAGTCTGACCGTACAATGCGTACCAAGCTGGATCAGATACAGAGAATGCTTAATGCCAACTTTCAGGTCGACCGGGAATGGGAAGATTTCCGCATGCATTTTGAAAAAGTCCACCACAGCTTTTTTGAACTTCTCCAGGAAAAATTTCCTGAGCTTACGTCCAATGATCTCAAACTCTGCACTTTGGTAAAGCTCAATATGAATCTGAAAGAGTCAGCCCGCATCATGGGGATTTCGCCTGAAAGTGTCAAAACTGCGCGCTACCGTTTACGCAAAAAGCTGGTATTGGATAAAGACCAAAACCTGAATCAGTTCCTACAGCATTTGGAGCAGGATACTCCATCCAAAAATCATGGTATAAAGTTCCAAAAGGGTACCTTCAGCAATAATTAG
- a CDS encoding phytanoyl-CoA dioxygenase family protein gives MPFITPKQSAFFQAQGYLKIPQLLSPEQLIYYRAVYEDFLENRIEISRYRSDLGTHAEEEKAEGIKERITQIMVPSKLVPDLLNKPLHQQSLAIAQSLLGDDMALDFDMLIDKAPFSNTPTPWHQDCAYWIEMPDLRAVSCWVALDKASIDNGCMWYVPQSHQLPMRPHRPAGKGGGALECDASEEEGVAVELQAGDCVLHQGGTLHYSRGNTTAHRRRAFITNFRPQQMIELERAQGYDHTGERELRRK, from the coding sequence ATGCCTTTCATTACCCCCAAACAGTCAGCATTCTTTCAGGCGCAGGGTTATCTGAAAATTCCGCAGCTACTCAGCCCGGAGCAGCTCATTTATTACCGTGCCGTATACGAGGATTTCCTGGAAAACAGAATTGAGATCTCCCGCTACCGCTCTGATCTGGGAACGCATGCTGAAGAAGAAAAAGCAGAAGGTATCAAAGAACGAATTACTCAGATCATGGTGCCCAGCAAACTGGTCCCTGATTTACTGAATAAGCCTTTGCATCAGCAAAGCTTAGCAATAGCCCAATCTCTTTTGGGAGATGACATGGCGCTGGATTTTGATATGCTGATTGACAAAGCCCCTTTTTCCAATACCCCTACGCCCTGGCATCAGGATTGCGCCTACTGGATTGAGATGCCCGACCTCCGGGCAGTAAGCTGTTGGGTGGCTTTGGATAAGGCTAGCATTGACAACGGCTGTATGTGGTATGTACCCCAATCTCATCAGCTTCCCATGCGCCCTCATCGTCCGGCGGGTAAAGGAGGAGGAGCTTTGGAATGTGATGCTTCTGAGGAAGAAGGAGTGGCCGTTGAGCTTCAGGCGGGAGATTGTGTCCTGCATCAGGGAGGAACCTTGCACTACAGCCGGGGCAATACGACAGCCCATCGGCGCAGAGCTTTCATCACCAACTTCAGGCCACAGCAAATGATTGAACTGGAACGAGCGCAGGGATATGATCATACCGGAGAAAGGGAATTGAGAAGAAAATAG
- a CDS encoding AIR synthase family protein, whose translation MSAFEDNSGKINSSAFKEILLPYNGYPRNEVLVGPKYGVDTSVIDLGNGLGMAVSSDPLSLIPSLGLKESAWLSVHLLANDMATTGFAPMYAQFVLNLPTSLSQQAFQEYWQHIHTFCEQIGVHITGGHTGQIKGQNSTISGGGTMFLTAPLDKIINSHQAQPGDLIVVTKETALNSSSILAMSFPETVENKLGKEVYQTACENFYRTSSLPDALAAVEVLEPNTELKAMHDVTEGGVVGAICEMAAASGCGFILHNDKLPVGEAPYRITRLFEIDHRYCIGAGSMIMAVKKGKEQALVNHLESKSIPASIVGEMTEAQQGFRMIENDEEKIISFDGNDPYWGAFFKALKNGWK comes from the coding sequence ATGAGTGCGTTTGAAGACAATTCCGGCAAGATCAACAGTAGTGCGTTCAAAGAAATACTGCTGCCCTATAATGGCTATCCCAGAAATGAAGTGCTGGTCGGGCCAAAGTATGGCGTAGATACCTCCGTCATTGATCTGGGCAACGGCTTAGGCATGGCGGTGTCCAGCGATCCGCTTTCGCTCATTCCGTCTTTGGGGCTGAAAGAATCAGCCTGGCTGTCGGTGCATCTGCTGGCCAATGATATGGCGACTACCGGCTTTGCACCTATGTATGCACAATTTGTGCTGAATCTGCCAACCAGTCTTTCGCAACAAGCTTTTCAGGAATACTGGCAGCACATCCATACATTTTGTGAACAGATTGGTGTGCATATTACTGGCGGCCATACCGGACAGATTAAAGGGCAGAACTCCACCATTTCCGGCGGAGGTACCATGTTTTTGACGGCTCCGCTGGACAAAATTATCAACAGCCATCAGGCGCAGCCGGGTGATCTGATTGTGGTGACCAAAGAAACGGCGCTGAATTCTTCCTCCATTCTGGCCATGAGTTTTCCCGAAACGGTAGAGAATAAGTTAGGCAAAGAAGTCTACCAAACTGCCTGCGAGAACTTCTACCGGACTTCATCCTTACCCGACGCACTGGCAGCGGTAGAAGTGCTTGAACCAAATACCGAGCTCAAAGCCATGCATGATGTGACCGAAGGTGGCGTGGTTGGAGCCATCTGTGAAATGGCTGCTGCCTCCGGTTGTGGTTTTATTTTGCATAACGATAAACTTCCCGTAGGCGAAGCACCTTATCGGATTACCCGATTGTTTGAGATTGACCATCGCTACTGCATAGGCGCCGGCTCCATGATCATGGCAGTAAAAAAAGGAAAAGAACAGGCACTGGTTAATCATCTGGAGTCAAAATCCATACCTGCCAGCATTGTAGGAGAGATGACAGAGGCACAGCAGGGTTTCAGGATGATAGAAAATGATGAAGAGAAAATCATCTCTTTTGACGGAAATGACCCTTACTGGGGCGCATTTTTTAAAGCATTGAAAAACGGATGGAAATAG
- a CDS encoding class I SAM-dependent methyltransferase, protein MSTEIEQKKFDLVTQDLRQWQGREEWFFNREHTDTYELWYEGRYKRAEIWQKKVIGQLIKKDERVKTLLEFGCGTTRFTRWWHEIGIEASGGDISPFMLGQGAHLFDGDLVLADSHHMPFKDHTFDALAFITTFEYYKDPVKVIREAVRVGKYGIVFGMMNRNSPKVARRRIQEMFGKNPFYVTATFYTPKKLMAIIEEALKGRDYTIEWTTTGLPKWFPVQQWGLPYGDFFGLHVRLNDVE, encoded by the coding sequence ATGAGTACAGAAATAGAACAGAAGAAATTTGACCTTGTCACCCAGGATCTACGGCAGTGGCAGGGACGCGAAGAATGGTTTTTTAATCGTGAGCATACCGATACCTACGAACTTTGGTACGAAGGGCGCTACAAACGCGCCGAGATCTGGCAGAAGAAAGTCATTGGGCAACTGATCAAAAAGGATGAACGGGTGAAAACCCTGCTGGAGTTTGGCTGCGGTACCACCCGCTTCACCCGCTGGTGGCATGAGATCGGGATAGAAGCCAGCGGTGGCGACATCTCTCCTTTTATGCTGGGGCAAGGCGCCCATCTCTTTGACGGCGATCTGGTGCTGGCCGATTCTCACCACATGCCCTTCAAGGACCACACTTTTGACGCCCTGGCATTTATCACCACTTTTGAATACTACAAAGATCCGGTGAAAGTGATTCGGGAAGCCGTACGGGTGGGCAAATACGGTATTGTGTTCGGTATGATGAACCGCAACTCGCCCAAAGTAGCTCGCCGAAGAATACAGGAGATGTTTGGTAAAAATCCATTTTACGTTACCGCTACTTTCTATACGCCTAAAAAGTTGATGGCAATCATTGAGGAAGCTTTGAAAGGCAGAGATTATACCATTGAGTGGACGACTACCGGCCTGCCCAAATGGTTTCCGGTACAGCAATGGGGCTTGCCTTATGGCGATTTCTTTGGATTGCATGTACGTCTAAACGATGTGGAATGA
- a CDS encoding acyl-CoA dehydrogenase family protein, with protein sequence MNFLKHPTDILSADVIEEIRGQSARAEQEKKLTQQQLQLIYEQQWLRLFIPQRYKGLEMNLPEALQILEALAYADGSLGWTVNLGAGANLFAAYIQSALSEQIFTDPKACIAGSGALSGIARQEKDGYTISGSWKYGSGSSHATAFTANCKLKTDGTSNTPEFYSFVFLPNEVEVKDTWRSYGLQATSSHDFEVNHVHVPEERIFNLLKPSPYERGPLYRFPFMQFAEVTTCLQLTGMACHFLDEVKALLFHKKGMQGDALKDHPKVQDTLAQAEAQLEAARSWLYMLVQEGWKACEESKAIPEEVLRKISLSAKHAAKVTRESAEMMYPLCGMTVLQADTELNRAWRDLHTASQHILLSPLGFAEVGKF encoded by the coding sequence ATGAATTTTTTAAAGCACCCGACAGACATACTATCTGCTGATGTCATTGAAGAAATCAGAGGGCAGTCAGCCAGGGCGGAGCAGGAGAAAAAACTTACACAGCAGCAATTACAGCTCATTTATGAGCAGCAATGGCTCAGGTTGTTTATCCCACAAAGATACAAGGGGCTGGAAATGAATTTGCCGGAAGCCCTGCAGATACTGGAAGCCTTGGCTTATGCTGATGGAAGCCTGGGCTGGACCGTCAATCTGGGAGCGGGTGCTAATCTTTTTGCCGCCTATATTCAGTCTGCTTTGAGCGAACAAATCTTTACTGATCCTAAAGCCTGTATTGCCGGTAGCGGAGCACTTTCCGGCATAGCCAGACAGGAGAAGGATGGATATACGATCAGTGGAAGCTGGAAATATGGCAGCGGTTCCAGTCATGCTACCGCCTTTACGGCCAATTGCAAGCTGAAAACTGATGGCACCAGCAATACTCCAGAATTTTACTCTTTCGTTTTCTTACCGAATGAAGTGGAAGTAAAAGACACCTGGCGTTCTTATGGCTTGCAGGCCACTTCCAGCCACGACTTTGAGGTGAATCATGTACATGTTCCTGAAGAAAGAATTTTCAACTTGCTGAAACCCTCTCCTTACGAAAGAGGGCCGCTCTACCGCTTTCCTTTCATGCAGTTTGCCGAAGTGACTACCTGCCTGCAACTGACCGGCATGGCTTGTCATTTTCTGGATGAGGTAAAAGCACTGCTTTTTCATAAAAAAGGAATGCAGGGAGACGCGCTGAAAGATCACCCTAAAGTGCAGGATACTTTGGCACAGGCGGAAGCCCAGTTGGAAGCTGCCCGAAGCTGGCTGTATATGCTGGTGCAGGAGGGGTGGAAAGCTTGCGAAGAAAGTAAGGCGATTCCGGAAGAAGTGCTCAGAAAGATCAGTTTATCTGCCAAGCACGCGGCGAAAGTCACACGTGAGTCTGCTGAAATGATGTATCCTCTGTGCGGCATGACAGTGCTTCAGGCAGATACGGAACTCAATCGTGCCTGGCGCGATTTGCATACGGCTTCGCAACATATACTGCTTTCTCCACTGGGCTTTGCTGAGGTGGGAAAATTTTGA
- a CDS encoding sigma factor, with protein MKEEFIDKITAHEAILYKVCKMYCRQSEDRQDLFQDIVLQLWKAFPKFRNEARCIVSH; from the coding sequence TTGAAGGAAGAATTTATCGATAAGATCACTGCGCATGAGGCCATCCTCTACAAAGTATGTAAGATGTATTGCCGACAGAGCGAGGATAGGCAGGATTTGTTCCAGGACATCGTACTACAGCTATGGAAAGCCTTTCCTAAGTTCAGAAACGAAGCCAGGTGTATCGTATCGCACTGA
- a CDS encoding Trm112 family protein produces MNTSLLKKLCCPIDKADLILQVFLKDENGEIIEGLLTCPDCQRYYPIVYGIPIMTPDEYREKALEAPILEKWGLKLAQDNAKMLLLKE; encoded by the coding sequence ATGAATACGTCATTGTTGAAAAAACTTTGCTGTCCTATAGATAAAGCTGATCTTATTCTTCAGGTCTTTTTAAAAGATGAAAACGGAGAGATCATTGAGGGGCTACTGACTTGCCCTGATTGTCAAAGATATTATCCTATCGTGTACGGTATCCCTATCATGACACCGGATGAGTACCGGGAAAAAGCATTAGAAGCTCCAATCCTGGAAAAGTGGGGACTTAAGCTAGCGCAGGATAATGCTAAAATGTTGCTGCTGAAGGAGTAA
- a CDS encoding RNA polymerase sigma factor, with protein sequence MYRIALNTAITRLRKESKRPLPKDIDQNILQIPSPDLSVEEEQFSSMMQAIDRLSDVEKAITLLYLEEQSYQEIAQVMGISESNVGYKINRIKSKLKNTIQKMHNGA encoded by the coding sequence GTGTATCGTATCGCACTGAACACAGCGATTACCCGTCTGCGCAAAGAAAGCAAAAGACCACTTCCTAAGGACATTGATCAGAATATATTACAAATCCCCTCACCAGACTTATCGGTAGAGGAGGAGCAGTTCAGCAGCATGATGCAGGCCATTGACAGACTTTCGGATGTAGAGAAAGCCATCACTCTTCTGTATCTGGAAGAGCAGAGTTATCAGGAAATCGCGCAGGTAATGGGGATATCCGAGTCCAATGTGGGCTATAAAATCAACCGGATCAAGAGTAAGCTGAAAAACACCATACAAAAAATGCACAATGGAGCTTGA
- a CDS encoding thiamine phosphate synthase, with amino-acid sequence MDRKIKGGVYLVIDPAMEEKTLLKKVELALEGGVQVLQIWNHWPKHFALADKKKLIEAILKISTQYNTPTLINEEWELLKHTALEGVHFDSIPENYQAIKKEIGRPFLSGITCSNDLAVIEWAEQNDFDYVSFCSMFPSSSVDSCEIVRPETVKKARDITQMPLFLSGGITTGNLATFKELDFNGIAVISGILSSDSPKHSATAYQNALQTIK; translated from the coding sequence ATGGATAGAAAAATAAAAGGAGGAGTTTATCTGGTCATAGACCCGGCGATGGAAGAAAAAACGCTATTGAAAAAAGTAGAGTTGGCTTTAGAAGGAGGTGTGCAGGTATTACAAATCTGGAATCACTGGCCGAAGCATTTTGCATTAGCAGATAAAAAGAAATTGATAGAAGCCATACTCAAAATTAGTACACAGTACAATACTCCTACTTTGATCAATGAAGAGTGGGAATTGCTTAAGCACACGGCTTTAGAGGGTGTTCATTTTGACAGCATTCCTGAAAATTACCAGGCTATCAAAAAAGAGATTGGCAGGCCATTCCTTAGTGGAATTACCTGTAGCAATGACCTGGCAGTGATTGAGTGGGCCGAGCAAAATGACTTTGATTATGTGTCTTTCTGCTCCATGTTCCCTTCCAGTTCGGTAGATAGCTGTGAGATTGTGAGGCCGGAAACTGTGAAAAAAGCCAGAGACATCACCCAAATGCCACTCTTTCTTTCGGGAGGAATCACTACGGGAAACCTGGCGACTTTCAAAGAGCTGGATTTCAATGGCATAGCGGTAATATCGGGGATTCTAAGTTCCGATTCTCCCAAACATTCCGCTACTGCTTACCAAAACGCATTACAAACGATTAAATAA
- a CDS encoding aldo/keto reductase has protein sequence MERRKLGNTDLQTAPIVFGGNVFGWTLDENQSFQILDDFIGAGFNAIDTADVYSRWVEGNKGGESETIIGKWMKTRGNRDDITLITKVGADMGQGHKDLTESYILKAVDRSLQRLQTDHIDLYFTHWDDDRTPVEETLGAYDKLIKSGKLRWIGASNLSPERLKASLDASKKHKLPRYEVFQPGYNLYDRQGFEEGVATLCKEHGLGVISYYSLASGFLSGKYRSEDDLSQSARGGGVKKYMDERGKNILKALDELAEKHKISQAALALAWLINKPLITAPIASATSSKHLQAFTEATQLELNHEDMELLEEASSYTTKA, from the coding sequence ATGGAAAGAAGAAAATTAGGAAATACAGATTTACAAACCGCTCCCATCGTATTTGGAGGGAACGTCTTTGGATGGACTTTGGATGAAAACCAGTCTTTTCAGATATTAGATGATTTTATTGGTGCTGGATTCAACGCCATTGACACTGCCGATGTATACTCCCGCTGGGTGGAAGGCAACAAAGGCGGTGAGTCAGAAACCATCATCGGCAAATGGATGAAAACCAGGGGCAATCGCGACGATATCACCCTTATTACCAAAGTAGGCGCCGACATGGGTCAGGGGCACAAAGACCTGACCGAGAGCTATATTCTGAAAGCGGTCGACAGATCCTTACAGCGCCTGCAAACTGACCACATTGACCTGTATTTCACCCACTGGGATGATGATCGTACGCCGGTAGAAGAAACGCTGGGCGCCTACGACAAACTCATCAAATCCGGAAAGCTAAGGTGGATTGGTGCATCCAATCTGTCTCCTGAAAGACTAAAAGCTTCTTTGGATGCAAGCAAAAAACATAAACTACCTCGTTATGAAGTTTTCCAGCCGGGTTATAATTTGTACGACCGCCAGGGTTTTGAAGAAGGGGTGGCTACCCTCTGTAAGGAGCATGGACTGGGCGTGATCAGTTATTATTCTCTGGCGAGTGGTTTCCTCAGCGGAAAATACCGCAGCGAAGATGACCTCAGCCAAAGTGCTCGCGGTGGAGGTGTCAAGAAGTACATGGATGAGCGGGGAAAAAATATCCTGAAAGCGTTGGATGAACTGGCAGAAAAGCACAAAATATCACAGGCAGCTCTCGCGCTGGCGTGGCTGATCAACAAGCCATTGATTACTGCACCTATTGCCAGTGCTACCAGTAGCAAGCATTTGCAGGCTTTTACAGAAGCTACCCAGCTTGAGCTTAATCATGAAGATATGGAATTGCTGGAGGAAGCTTCCAGCTATACCACCAAGGCATAA
- a CDS encoding CPBP family intramembrane glutamic endopeptidase: protein MNTKKITLFCLFAYGISWLVALLMYLLEVPYGSITSTIMIALLYMPAPAFATLIVQKVIYKESLTPYGLVLKGISIKWLLLTPAIMLGVSLLSVGVVVLGGKLFPQFGELIFSNHFILSKISKMVPGEVNPEDVNLPSSPEVLFVIILLSSVVAGCSANLPFALGEELGWRGLLAEETRALGFWKSNLLIGIIWGFWHAPIILMGHNYPSYPYLGILMMIAFTLSLSFILAYVRYKSRTVFAPAVFHGMLNASVGIYILFIAKGHELWSSIAGVAGISAGFLLTLIIAWTDRRFIREYALAAKQENENPA from the coding sequence ATGAACACCAAAAAGATTACACTTTTCTGCCTGTTTGCTTATGGTATCAGTTGGCTAGTTGCGCTGCTGATGTATCTGCTGGAAGTGCCATATGGTTCCATTACCAGCACTATCATGATAGCTCTACTGTATATGCCTGCGCCTGCTTTTGCCACACTCATCGTGCAAAAGGTAATCTACAAAGAGTCGCTTACACCTTATGGCCTGGTGCTGAAGGGTATTTCTATAAAATGGCTGCTCCTAACGCCAGCCATTATGCTGGGAGTCAGCTTACTGAGTGTAGGTGTGGTTGTCCTGGGTGGAAAGCTATTTCCGCAGTTTGGAGAACTTATTTTTTCTAACCACTTTATCCTGTCCAAAATCAGCAAAATGGTTCCCGGTGAAGTCAATCCGGAAGATGTCAACCTGCCTTCCTCTCCTGAAGTACTTTTTGTCATCATCCTGCTTAGCTCAGTGGTGGCCGGCTGCTCGGCTAACCTTCCCTTTGCTTTGGGAGAAGAACTGGGCTGGCGCGGACTATTGGCAGAAGAAACCCGCGCTTTAGGTTTCTGGAAATCCAATCTGCTGATCGGGATCATCTGGGGCTTCTGGCATGCGCCCATCATCCTGATGGGACACAACTACCCCTCTTATCCCTATCTGGGTATCCTGATGATGATTGCTTTTACCCTTTCGCTTTCTTTTATCCTGGCTTATGTGCGCTATAAATCCAGGACAGTCTTTGCGCCAGCAGTCTTTCATGGTATGCTGAACGCCAGTGTTGGAATTTACATCCTGTTTATTGCCAAAGGACACGAACTGTGGAGCAGCATTGCGGGTGTAGCAGGCATCAGTGCAGGCTTTCTGCTTACCCTGATCATTGCATGGACCGACAGACGTTTTATCAGAGAGTATGCACTTGCTGCAAAGCAGGAAAATGAAAACCCGGCTTGA
- a CDS encoding MATE family efflux transporter encodes MRVTKLLYHFRHALEGDYDKYTSGSIRKAIFYLAVPMILEMIMESLFAIVDIFFVGRLGVNAVATVGLTESVVTIVYSIGIGFSMAATAVISRRVGEKRLDKAASAAFQVILLGAIFSLLISISGYIYGGEVLALMGASEGILQEGTRYTQIIFAGNISIMLLFIINGAFRGAGNAAIAMRTLWIANGINIFLDPLLIFGLWIIPGMGIEGAAWATTIGRSIGVFYQLYHLVKGSTRIKLDRQAIKLRWKTVLNIIKVSSGGMGQFLIDSASWIFLTRIVSEFGSVALAGYTIAFRIVMFTLLPAWGLSNAAATMVGQNLGAKFPDRAEKAVWYTAKYNVYFLGVVSLVFLFTADIFVGWFSPEAEVVNAGATALKIFCLGYIFFAFGMVIVQAFNGAGDTRTPTFINMGVLWVLQLPLAYLLAIQYDLGALGVYITIAISHSLHALVSLWIFKKGKWKEMKV; translated from the coding sequence ATGCGGGTTACAAAATTACTATATCATTTCAGACACGCCCTGGAGGGCGATTACGATAAGTATACTTCCGGAAGTATCAGGAAGGCTATTTTCTATCTGGCAGTACCCATGATTCTGGAGATGATCATGGAGTCTTTGTTTGCCATTGTAGACATCTTTTTTGTTGGCAGACTTGGCGTCAATGCAGTAGCCACCGTAGGCCTGACCGAGTCGGTGGTGACCATTGTGTACTCCATCGGCATAGGCTTCAGTATGGCAGCTACGGCGGTCATTTCTCGAAGAGTGGGCGAAAAACGCCTTGACAAGGCAGCATCTGCGGCTTTCCAGGTCATATTGCTGGGTGCTATCTTCTCTCTGCTTATTAGTATTTCAGGTTACATCTATGGGGGTGAAGTACTGGCATTGATGGGAGCGAGTGAAGGTATATTGCAAGAAGGCACGAGATATACTCAGATTATCTTTGCGGGAAACATCAGCATCATGCTGCTCTTTATCATCAATGGTGCCTTCCGTGGAGCAGGCAACGCTGCCATTGCCATGCGTACCCTTTGGATTGCCAACGGTATCAATATCTTCCTGGACCCCTTGCTCATATTTGGATTATGGATCATACCGGGGATGGGCATTGAGGGTGCGGCATGGGCCACTACCATCGGCCGGAGCATTGGGGTATTTTACCAGCTATATCATTTGGTGAAAGGCAGTACCCGTATCAAACTGGACCGGCAAGCGATCAAACTGAGGTGGAAGACAGTGCTCAATATCATCAAAGTGTCTTCCGGGGGTATGGGTCAGTTTCTGATTGACTCCGCCAGCTGGATATTTCTGACACGTATTGTCTCCGAGTTTGGTAGTGTGGCACTGGCAGGTTATACCATTGCCTTCAGAATTGTGATGTTTACCCTATTACCGGCTTGGGGGCTTTCCAATGCTGCAGCGACTATGGTGGGGCAAAATCTGGGTGCAAAATTTCCTGACAGGGCAGAGAAGGCTGTCTGGTACACGGCTAAGTACAATGTCTACTTTCTGGGTGTAGTCTCACTTGTGTTTTTATTCACCGCTGATATTTTCGTAGGCTGGTTTTCTCCTGAAGCAGAAGTGGTAAACGCTGGCGCAACTGCTTTGAAAATCTTTTGTCTGGGATACATCTTTTTCGCCTTCGGGATGGTCATCGTGCAGGCATTTAACGGAGCCGGTGATACCCGTACCCCTACTTTTATCAACATGGGCGTACTGTGGGTATTACAGCTGCCCCTGGCGTATCTGCTGGCGATTCAATATGACTTAGGCGCTTTGGGGGTATACATCACCATTGCGATCAGCCATTCATTGCATGCACTGGTAAGCCTGTGGATTTTCAAGAAAGGTAAATGGAAGGAGATGAAAGTGTAA